TGGCCGGGGCCTGCTTCTGCTGCCGATTCGACGACCTCGTTAATCGAGTCACCCAGCTTCAGGATGACTCCCGACCCGAAATCATCCTGGCCGAGCCGGTCGGCAGCTGTACCGATCTGGTGGCCACCGTCATTCAGCCGCTGAAGGACCTCTACAAAGGACGTTTCGAGGTCGCTCCCTATGCCGTCCTGTTCAAGCCGAGCCATGGACTGAAGATTCTTCGGAACGAATCGTCCGGTTTCTCCCCCAAGGCCGCGTATATCTTCCGCAAACAACTCGAAGAAGCCGATGCTTTGGTGATTAATCGCATGGACGAGATCCAACCCGCTCGGCTCGCAGAACTCGAAAAACTGCTGAACACGGAATTCCCCGGTGTTCCCGTCCTGGCGATCTCCGCCAAAACCGGCCAGGGTTTTGATGCTTTGCCGGAATTGTTGGATCAGCAGGGCGCATTTGGTAAAAAAATTCTAGACATCGATTACGACATCTATGCCGAGGGGGAAGCCGAAATGGGTTGGCTGAACTCCAGCGTGCATCTGGTCGCCGAGCGTCCTACCGAGATGGATCCCCTGCTCATGGAAGTAATCGTTCAACTGCAGGATCGCATCCGGACTCTCGGGGGTGAAGTGGCTCACCTGAAAGTCATCGGCATGGAAGAAGGCGGCGCCTTTGGGGTGGCCAATCTCGTTTCGAGCGCCGGTCAGCCCGAATTTTCGCTCCCTTCCAATTCCTTGTTTCAAGTCGCTGATCTTATCATCAATGCCCGAGTGGCTATCGATCCCGAGGCACTTCAGAAAGAAGTCGAGAAGGTTGTCGCTCAGTCCGCCCTGAGTCGAAATCTTCAGACGGAGTTTCGACAGATCCAGAGTTTGCGCCCCGGTCGCCCGGTTCCCATCCATCGCTATTCGGAAATAGTATAAAACCAACCTATGCGAACCGAAATCCTCGACCTCGACAACTCCGTGGCCAACCAACCTGAATTGGGTAAAGAGGTTAAACGAAAGCACGACCTTACCGAATGGGGTCCCAAAATCCGCATGGGATGCGCCTATTGGCGGTTCAGCTCCTTTGCTCGGAATGTCCCTACTTCGGATCGCCCCCGGCTTAGCTTTATCGGTTCGGGCGACTTCCATCATGTGACCCTGGCGCTTCTGAAGAAAATTCAGGAACCCTTTCATCTGGTAATCCTCGACAAGCATCCAGACTGGGTAAAGCTGATGCCGATCATGCACTGCGGCACCTGGTTATCCCATGCGTTGAAACTGCCGCAGGTGAAAAATGTCTATCACTTCGGCGGCGATCTCGACTTCGATAATTTCCTGCAGAATCTGGCCCCCAGAGGAGCCTTGAAATCGGGACGAGTGAAAGTTTTCCCTTCGCATCGCACCTACACAAAGGGCTTTTGGAAAAAGATCTCGCACCAGCCCTTGCGGCCGGATGCAGCCAAATCCTGTACCGACGAGAACATCAAGGAATTGCTGAAGCCCCATGCTGAAGAGCTGAGTAAATACCCGCTGTATATTTCGGTCGATAAAGATGTGATGCGGGTCGGAGACTCGGTGGTCAACTGGGATTCAGGTCTATTGCGGCTGAAGGAAATCGAATTACTCATTTCCAACTTGATCGAGATCAACGGCCAGCCTTTAGTTGGTGCCGATATCGTCGGTGATTGGTCCCGCGTAAGACTTCGGGGTCCTCTGCGGGAAATGCTCGACTGGTCCGAACATCCTGTACTGGATGTCGATCCCAAATTCAGCCTGGAAACCAATCAGAGCACGAATCTCCGGCTCCTCGATCTGTTCAAAGGAT
The genomic region above belongs to Telmatocola sphagniphila and contains:
- a CDS encoding GTP-binding protein, whose amino-acid sequence is MKPLRFIMIGGFLGAGKTTTLARLARYYMDRGQKVGLVTNDQAQNLVDTNSLRSQGFDVSEVAGACFCCRFDDLVNRVTQLQDDSRPEIILAEPVGSCTDLVATVIQPLKDLYKGRFEVAPYAVLFKPSHGLKILRNESSGFSPKAAYIFRKQLEEADALVINRMDEIQPARLAELEKLLNTEFPGVPVLAISAKTGQGFDALPELLDQQGAFGKKILDIDYDIYAEGEAEMGWLNSSVHLVAERPTEMDPLLMEVIVQLQDRIRTLGGEVAHLKVIGMEEGGAFGVANLVSSAGQPEFSLPSNSLFQVADLIINARVAIDPEALQKEVEKVVAQSALSRNLQTEFRQIQSLRPGRPVPIHRYSEIV